The Pochonia chlamydosporia 170 chromosome 3, whole genome shotgun sequence genome contains the following window.
TGAGGGATTTGTGAAGAGGTTTGGTTGGTTATCAGCGCGGTACCGACGCTCAAGATGGTGGTTCTTTGCAGTTTACCTTGGCTATCAGTTTATTCGAGCATGCTTTATCGGAGGAGCAGCACGGTCCCCTCTGGCACAGGTTTACGGACTGTTCATATTCGAGCTCATTGCTCTTTTCATAATCATCAAGCTCAACCCATTCGAAAGCAACCGAAACACAGCAGTCGCTATTTGGATGTTGTCAATCTCCAAGATTGTAACCACCGGCATCTCAATCGCCTTCCTACCTGCGTTTGCTATCAATCGAATTGTTGCCACAGTTCTTGGCATCATAATCGTCGTTGTCCAGGGCTTTGTCGCTGTGGCAGTGTTGGTCTTAATCATCCTAGGTGTGTTTTCTTCGTGGATGTCTCTGTCCAGAAACCGAGAACACTTCCCCCAGACTCTGGACCAGATGCGCATCAACTTTTTTGAACATGCAAGGGCTTGCGCGGATGACTTTCCACCCCGAACCAGGcagtcgaagaagaaggagaaggagaaagcGAGAACGGAACCGCAGGAGGCTATGTTTGAAGTTCGAGAAGTGCGACGAGCACCAAAAATTGAAGACGAGAGCGTCGACAAATTTCCAGATTTGGAGCCACCACACATTTCGGTCACTGGTGCTGGGGCTAGTAGCAGTAGTGGTGGAAGGCGAAGTCGAGCAAACAGCGCCAGCTCGAGGCTCTCAGTCAGTAGCCTTCCAAGGACTACTCGTGTCCATCGGGCTTCATGGAGCTCCAAGGACATTCCACTTTGGGATTCTGAAATGAACCGGGGAGACCAACAACGGGTAGGCCACTCGCGAAGCAGCTCCCTGAGGTTGTCTGGCTTTGTTGTAGACGCTCCTGGCACCATTACACCTGTCCGCAGGCCAATGACGCCGCAACAAGAGATTGTGGAAGAACCGTCAACTCAGCAGTTGGATCCTTCGTCAACGGAAAACACTGAAGTCAGCCCGATTTCTGAATCCGGAACGGCAGAGACGAGCAACAAAGAACTTGATGCTTCAACACCTGAAGCAGAGACTGAGTTAACAGAACAGAAGGATAAACCAAAGGTTGAGGAAGCCAGAGCGAATGAAGCAGCATAGGTTATGCTGGTGTGATTTTACGGGGAAACGAAAGCGATTATAATTTCCAGCACCGCATGTTTTATGACATTGACGCAATTTGCGACTTAGAACTGACAAACGCATTTACGAAGTACTGGGCGGGGGAGATTTTTTTGGGATTTGCTCATTGCAATTAAGCATATGAACGGCTGAGTTATATATGAAATACTCCGCTTATGGGACCTGGCGTTTACGACTGATTTTCCAGCATGGCACGGCAttctgcttcaattgctCATGGATTACTGATTCTGAGCTACATACCTCTTCAAATGTGGCTTTATACGTATTCATTACTGCCTTACGAGCTGCTTGGCGAGGTTTGGGGAATTTTGAGTCAAACGTATGTGTTAGATATAGATTAGTCGAGCTGATGCTCATGAAAGAAACATTACTGCAAATTGTCGACAAAGACGACGTGGCGAATGTTGATATCAAATGCCCAAGTTCAAGCCGTGTATGCAGCCGCCAACGAGGGTTGGGCTCGTCCGACTCGTGATGCCCTCGACGCGATGGTTTTAGATGGTTCTGTATTGTCAGCGGAATTTTCCCTGAACTAACTCTCTGCATCGGGAGAGCGTTCCCGGTTGCCGGTCAAAGCGACCTAGCGGTCATTTTATTTGATGTATGTCAAGGTCGACCGAAGTTCTACTTTACTCCTGAAGTGCCGTCCGCCTTGGCTTCGGAGTTGCACACATGGGTTGACCGAAATAGCTTGGTGGCCAGTTGTTGGCCGAATTGTCCGTGAATACGCTTGTAGTGGGGTATCAAAGGTATTTAAACCCTCGGAAGGCATCACATATTGCAGTATGTGCTATAATATGTTAAGATATAGTAGTATATGCTTAAGAGATGGGTGAATACTGTTTCCACAGACTCTATACGCCCAGAAATACGGGTATCAGATGGCATTCACATGTACATTGAATCCCGTTCTGGCTGTTACAATCAGGCTGTGTCTCATTCGCTGCATCGTCGCATTGTATTGTCATGCTAAGGTATCTCCCGTTCAATACTGCGAATACACCACGTCATCCTCGGAGTAGAATAAACATCTTACACGCTAATACTCCCGTTCGTCTCGCCTACCCTCTCCATTGTCCAGACCACGATGCACATGCCCGTCCGCGTTTCATGATTAGCACACCACAACCAACCCGGCATTCTGTAACTCATGCTATACTCGTTAATCTGTGGCATTCAAAAGGTGCTCAATTGCTCCCTGTACACTGCCTCCGCTCCTTCGCAGAGCCGCAACATTTCGGTCAAAGTCGAAGAAGCCCATGTCGTTGAGCTGACGCAGCTGCTCGGCATATCGCTCCTCTGGGGGTCGGTTGTCCGGAGGTGACGCTGGGGCGCCTGCGCCTCCAAGCATCTGCATCAtttgctgcatcatctcAGGGTTCATCCCAAAAGGAGGTGGTGCTGCATTTCCTCCCTGCGGAAACAATGCGGCAAAGGGGTTAGCCGCATTTTGGCCTTGGTTGCCCTGTGTAGCGCCGGCTCCTTCAGTGTTTGCTGTGgctccttgaccttgacccTGACCTTCTCGGGATTCTGATCCTTCCGTCGCCGTTCCTTGAGTGTTTCCAGTGGTTCCAGTGGTTCCAGTGGTTGAAGGGTTGTTCGCTGGAGGCTGTCCGAAGGGGCTCATGCCCATGCCGTTCAAGGTTTGCATCATCTGGGCAAAGTTCATTGGGTTGTTGCCGCCAGCGCCACCTGCTCCGCCCATCATGCCAGGCATCATGAAGGGATTCATGAAGGGGTTTTGGTTGTTGTTAGTCTGACCGGCGGAAGCGTTGCCTCCGGAGGCAGCATCTGGCGTTGTATCGGTCGCGCCAGGAGCAGGGAAAGACGAGTCTCCTCCACGCATATTTCGTTGCATACGCATGGCTTGGCTCATCATTTGCGGGTTGCTCATCATCTGTCTCATAAACGGCGATGTGATGATTTCCCTGGCGTTGGGCAAGTTGCGGAGCATTGGGTTCGAGTCAATGAGCATGTTTACGAAGTCGGGGTTATTCAGGGCTTCGTTCATGGACTGCTGAACATTTGGATCCGACATCATACGTTGAATTCGCTCTTCGTCCATGGGAGGGCCCATCTAAACATGGCGGTTAGCGTCCATTGGCACAAACAAACagtggtggtgagatggcGGGTTGGGGAGAGGACATACACCACCGTCTGGTCCAAACATGTCCATTCCTGGTAGATTAATTTGGTGGCCGGCATACCGGGCGCCGGTCAATCCAGCTAGGGGATCGTTGGGGTTCGTTCCCGCTGAGATGTTCTCGGGGACGGCTCTCGGTGTAGGGCCAGTTGCGGGCTGTTGGGTAGGGTTGCTTGCGGCACTCTTGACCATGTGAATGGTGTTGTTAGGCTTGATGTTGTAGGATCCAAGGGTATCATCGTTCTTCATAACGCGGCCAGAGTAGATCAGCCGTTGTCTCTCGACGGGGATTTTCTCGTAGTCGTCGCCGGAGAGCTTGGTCTTGAGTTCAAGCACGGTGGCTGCCTCGGCCATTGTGATGGTGTGGTTGCTATCCGAAGACGTCTTCACCTTGAAGGTGACTTGCTTATCACCACTCGACTCGGCATTAtcggccatggcgacggTGTGGTTATGAGGATCGAAGAAGTGTAGAGTCGTGCGGGTGgtggtcaagttgtttgGTTTGCGACTGTGCGGGGAGGGAGCCGGGTTTGGCGGGGTGAGAAAGTGCGACGAGCGACAAGCGACAAGCGACCAGACGGATTTCGCAGAGTAGTGGAGGGAAGATTAGGAATACTCAAAGATGCGCCGTGGATGCGTtgggagaagagagaggTGAGAATAGGGGAAATAAGAGGGCGTCCACGGGAGCGTAGGTAGAGTTGAGTTTCTAGAGTTTGGTTTGTGTGGGAGaggaaggaaagagaaaggCAGCTCCGGTGCTCACGGAGTAATAAGtggtcaatcaatcaatgcTGCGGCAAGTGCAAAGTGAGTGTTTGGTGACTGCAGATGACCGGGATGGACCAAATGGATCGAATGGATcgaatcaaatcaaatccaatgtacggagtatttggGCCTGGGGTTTGCCTGCAGTGGGCCGATGACCGAAATGCTCGACCTGTTGACCTGTTGACCACTTCTTATGACCTGtgctgcttggtgctgcttggtgctgcTTGGTGGATGGTCGACCGAAGCTCATGAATCGTCGGTCGGACTCTGTCGCCAAGACTCTGAAATGGTCTTTGAAGTTCGATCAAGGCCCACGGCGTTCGAGAGCTCCAGTCCAAGTGACGTGGGTCTAGCTTGATTGAACCTTGACTCTGGAGGCGCCAGCTTTTTGCCTGGGGGTGAcgcagaccagaccagaccaaagaCAAGTCAACTTTAGAGGAGCATACAATGAGGcaaagaaagacaagtaAACGGCCTAACAATGTGGCCGGTTCCGCGCCCGGTCCGACTAGGTACTTGAGTCTAGTCAAACAATAAAGAGGATAAGAAGTGTCTACTCAAGTACAGTGCCTAAGTAAGTGGTGTTGTGCGGCCGGCATGCAGCAGGTACAGTCGGCACAAGAAGGGATCAAATGGGAACATGAATTGATGGAACAAAGGTCAAGTTCTTTAGAGCATGTGTAGTGGACTTGTTTGTTTCATGATGGCAGCCGGAGAATTTGCgaaacaaaggcagcaacaTGAAAGGAGAgaaaggcaacattgaagtgcTTGAGTGAGCTCCAAGTCATTACTGACTTGAACTTATAACAAAAGTTTCCAGCAGTGCATATGAATGAGAATCAACTCAACGGAGCTGCACAGTCTGTGACTCTGTGGTAAAAAGAATTTGCCCGTATCCAGGTACATGCATACAATAACACAGCTCAAgatgcctcagcacacaatCAATATGCAATACCTTTCACTCAacttgttcaaataccttgacctgtacggagtatggtCAGgtagcaccagacctcaccaGCCAGTATTGCAGCGTGGAATATTGCGTGTATGGTGCGCTACCGTAGGGGCCAGTACTTTTTGCCTCTGGAAATACAGCATATGAGCGTCATTTCTATCAAATACGTaatgctgatgatgatgttccaTGTCCGCTCTGTGAACCACGAAATGCGCAGGAGAATATTCCGACGCCGAGATGCACTGCGactggtgcatgtgggctgAACCAGTGGTAGAAGCTGGCttacatacctaggtacctcTAGTGCTGCCTACAGGCACCAAGTACTAGTGTTTTGGGTCTCAGTgctggtctgttctggtctgCTCAGTGGTATCAGCCACACatatgcaccagaccagaccagaccagacttggatcCAGTCAgttgccgctgctgccaaTTCTCCGACCCACCGGCCACAAATCCATGTATGTAGCTTGCATCTAGTTACACCATGCATGTGCTCAACAAGACACCACCATCATAAACCACCACAATCAACAGCTATTCCTACCAACGTAAACCAACCCGTTGTCCTACAAACCATGTTCTCATGAAGTGAATCCCTCTCCCGCAGTATGAGTACACCTCATCCTgcctcctccagctcaaTTGATACCTCCTCTCACCCTCATCTTCTCACCTCATCTCACTCCCTTGCtcaatcatcaccaccatgatCCAAGGCATCTTTTACGCAAGATTCTTCCCCCAAGAAGGTACACCCTCCACACTACACCCACTCAGTCCCATAGCAATCCCACTCACAAACTTCATAGGTCCCAAAATAGTCGCTCAATCACCCCCTGGATGCATCACCCCCTCCGAAACAACCCTCAACACCCGCCAGCCTCTCATCGACTTCGACGTCCTCCAGGAATACATCATCCCCCGCCAGGCCTTCTGCAACCGCTACGTCACTATCAACTCTCCCGACGGCAAGTACACCGTCCTCGGCTATCCCGTCGTCATTGCCCACGCCAAATACCTCCGCAATGagttcatcttcaactttggcatccTCATCGAGGCCGACGTCGACCAGACTCCCTACGAAGGCGTGGTGAGGTACCTCGCTGCCACCTTTGCCgagatggagaagcagaaTGAGTATCTGAGCTTGGGCGAGGGCGACGGGCTCAAGGACCATGAGGCGAGGCGGCCCATTGAGAGTTTGTTGGAGATTGTCAAGGAGGATTTGAACAATTATGGCGAGTGCATGATTCCCGTGGGTACGTCAACTCCTACACCTGACCCGATTCCCTTCTCCAATCTCGCCCATATCTAATGTTCAACCAGACGaagccaacaccatcaacatgaagCTTTTCCCTCACCACCGCACACCCCCCACCGTCAAAGGCTGGCACGTCCCCGtcgccaaagtcaagttttCGGAAATCGTCGACCCAACATGGGATCTCACACTCCAAAAGGTAATCGCCAAAATAGACGGCGTCTCAGACGTGCGCCGCATCGCCCACGCCGCCTCCGTCTCGCTCGACCTCGCCAAAACCGCCCTCCGCCACCTCCTCTACTACgacaccatcctcctcatcgacatcttcttcttcagctcgTGCTACGCCGCCCGGCCCGCCATCCACGACTTCATCCGCAACGTCGACGGCATTGTGGACGAGTGCGCCGGCTACGTCTCCCACGGCCGCGGCAGAGTCAGCAACTACcacctcatcaagctcatgTCGTCGTTTGCCCCGAGCAAGAGTGTCAAGGAGTGGATCATGACGAGCCAGGACTCTGGCTTTGACGTGTTGAATTACGTTGATGTTCGGCGGTTTGTGCAGTTTGGCGTTATAAAGGGGTGTTTGTACCGTGTGCACAAGTATGTCCTCTCGAAGCAGTATCTTGCTGCGTTGGCGTCGGGTGAGAGTCGGCCTGTACCCGGGGGTGATTCCTTGCAAAAGTATACGGATGGGAGCCATCACTTTGACCAGATTATCACGGAGCAGAATCTGACGAATGATGAAATTATGGATAAGTTGAAGGTTTTGCCGGTCCCAAAGGGCGATCTCACAGTGTTGTACAGGTAGATGAGTGAACGAAATCTGACTTGTTCATTGTGGTGGGATCTATGGTATCCGACATATATTACAGGCTAATGGTACAAATGTAAAACATAATCTACAGCGGATGCATCCGCGGCCAAGTTGAACACGGGTTTTTGCTCTGGTGCTCCGATATTCATTCACCTGGACTTGTCTTGACGCCCTCGCCGATCCTGGGCATAGTTCTTCCTCTGCCGTATCTCCTGCTTGCTCGGTAGCTCAATGTCCGGATTGTTAGCAACCTTGAGCGCCTGCTGCTCGCTGGCCCTTTCCTTAAGAAGTTTCTTCAGCTGATTCGGCGTCAACTTCTGGCCAGCCGCCTCggcctccttctccaactgCTCCGTCATGCGGCGCACCACGCCCGTGTACGCCTGACCAGGGTATATCTTTCCACTGGCCGCCCATTCCTCATCGGACACGATTTCCACAATGCGCACATTGTGCTTCCCCTtgcggaggatgaggatCTTCTCGTCGATGAGGTACCGGCTTGTTTCTTCCGGGAACCACATCTTTATCGGCGTCCAGGACAAGTTCCCGGGCACAAGGCCACGAGTCTGGCCGGGCTGAGCGGCGACGTAAGCGCCTTGTTGAGAGACCAGACGTTGGGCGTCGCTGTTGCTGCTAGCTAGTCCGGTTGCGAATAAGATCTTCGCTGGCGATAACTTCATCACCGACTGCGGCAGCTGGATATCGCTTCGGGGCGCGTTGTTCTGCGTGATAATCCCACTGTCCTCGGTCGGCTCTTTAATAATGTGCGGCAGCTCACCGCCGAACCGGAACTTGTGCTGCTGCGCCTCCTGAAGTGCCTTCTGAGAGCCATGCACCAAGGACAGCACCTCAAAGGCAAGTGTATGTTGGGCAACTCGTTTCGAAGGGTCAGCACGGTGTTGTGTCATCGTCTCCTGGACTTTGCTCATGGGCATAAACGtaaacaacttcaacagcttctcaacctcgtcGTCTGTTCGACGCATAAAGTATCCGTAGAGATCAAACGCAGACGTCTTGAACTCATCCAACCACACAGCATTCCCCGCgctcttgccaaacttgacgCCCGCAGAGTCCAGCAACAGCGGGACCGTGAAGCCCATCGGTTCGTGCTGCCAGTCCGTAGGCATCTTCGCATGCGGCGCCTCTTCACTTTCACGAATAATCTTGAGCGCATCGATACCCGCCACGATATTTCCGTACTGGTCCGAGCCACCGATCTGCATCTGGATACCAAGCTTGTTGTACATGTGCCAAAAGTCCCAGCCCTGGAATAGCGGATACATGAACTCCCCGAGAGACATGCCATCGCCTTCCGTCATCTTGCGCTTCACAGTGTCACGGGAGAGCATGGGGCCGATTCGGGCATGTCTCGCGAGTCGCTTCGTGAAATCGTACACGGTCAGGCCCTGCAGCCAcatgttgttgttgaggaggtgCCGTTTTGCGGCCCAGTCCTTGTCGTAGCCGTACTTTTCTCGTAGTGTGACGACGTTTCGCCATAGTCTGGACAGTTGGAAGTGGATCTTGGTGACGTTTTTTGAGATTTCTGAGTTGCTCAGGTGGTCGCGACTTTGTAATCGGCCGGTAGGGTCGCCGATTCGAGCGGTAGCGCCGCCGAGGAGCGTCACGGCCGGGTATCCGTGGAACCAGAGCCAAAAGAGAGGCATGAACGGGAGCAGGTGGCCGATGTGTAGGGAGTCAGCTGTTGGGTCTACTCCGACGTAGGCGCCTATTCGCTTGATGCGCATGACTTCTTTGATCTTGTCGGGTGTGCTGTGTTTCATGTCAGCAAGCTGATCCTTCGACCACTATCGAGAAACGGTCTCATACCCAGCAACGTCCTTGATATACCCTCTTTCATCCAGCACATCCCACACATGCGGCAGCTCCCCATTTTGAATCTGCTGTGCTCTCTTCTCCCACCGCGCTTCGCCTTCGGCAACCTTATTCAGGTACGAGGTCGCAATGCCCCTAATCTGCTGCAGCTCGCAAGCAGACCACGCCAATTGAGCTGCGCATCGTGATGCACCACGTGGACCAGACCTGCCCAAGCATCTTGAAGCTTGCAGTCGCGGAGCCATTGCGAAAGCTACAATGCCAAAAGACTCCCCGATGCCCTGGCACGTAGCAACGAACAGCCGCGTGCCCAAAAAGTCCCGTCCGCTCGTCAAAAAGAGAATTGGCGTGCCGTTCCCAGCAAAAGTATGCCAATATCACAACTCATTAAACCCCAGCACTTGAAGCTCCCCTAGAAAAATTCACATGCCGTCCACCTGCAGGTCCAATCAGCTCCACCAGCGGAAACACATTATTGCGCCCCGCCAATTCGGCTGTATGAGGACAGTCGGAAGCCTCCCAGCCAATCAGCGAGCTGGTAATTCGAGTTCCTCGGCAATCCAGTCCCCAAACAAGGCCCAACCACAAGGAGCCAAAaggcttcttgctcttcgtTCGACTGCAACTCGTCGCTGTGAGATTCCCTACTCCGCGAATTGTCGTCAACACCACTCCCGCCCTGCATACCACGACAATGGCCTCGATTGTGCGTCCCTCGCTGCTGCGGCAGTCTGCGCTGGCTGCTCGCTCGGGTGTCGCGGCCAGAAGCGCCATTGCGATGA
Protein-coding sequences here:
- a CDS encoding deubiquitination-protection protein dph1 (similar to Metarhizium acridum CQMa 102 XP_007813825.1), which translates into the protein MADNAESSGDKQVTFKVKTSSDSNHTITMAEAATVLELKTKLSGDDYEKIPVERQRLIYSGRVMKNDDTLGSYNIKPNNTIHMVKSAASNPTQQPATGPTPRAVPENISAGTNPNDPLAGLTGARYAGHQINLPGMDMFGPDGGMGPPMDEERIQRMMSDPNVQQSMNEALNNPDFVNMLIDSNPMLRNLPNAREIITSPFMRQMMSNPQMMSQAMRMQRNMRGGDSSFPAPGATDTTPDAASGGNASAGQTNNNQNPFMNPFMMPGMMGGAGGAGGNNPMNFAQMMQTLNGMGMSPFGQPPANNPSTTGTTGTTGNTQGTATEGSESREGQGQGQGATANTEGAGATQGNQGQNAANPFAALFPQGGNAAPPPFGMNPEMMQQMMQMLGGAGAPASPPDNRPPEERYAEQLRQLNDMGFFDFDRNVAALRRSGGSVQGAIEHLLNATD
- a CDS encoding tumor suppressor candidate 4 (similar to Verticillium alfalfae VaMs.102 XP_003005732.1) yields the protein MIQGIFYARFFPQEGPKIVAQSPPGCITPSETTLNTRQPLIDFDVLQEYIIPRQAFCNRYVTINSPDGKYTVLGYPVVIAHAKYLRNEFIFNFGILIEADVDQTPYEGVVRYLAATFAEMEKQNEYLSLGEGDGLKDHEARRPIESLLEIVKEDLNNYGECMIPVDEANTINMKLFPHHRTPPTVKGWHVPVAKVKFSEIVDPTWDLTLQKVIAKIDGVSDVRRIAHAASVSLDLAKTALRHLLYYDTILLIDIFFFSSCYAARPAIHDFIRNVDGIVDECAGYVSHGRGRVSNYHLIKLMSSFAPSKSVKEWIMTSQDSGFDVLNYVDVRRFVQFGVIKGCLYRVHKYVLSKQYLAALASGESRPVPGGDSLQKYTDGSHHFDQIITEQNLTNDEIMDKLKVLPVPKGDLTVLYR
- a CDS encoding tyrosyl-tRNA synthetase (similar to Cordyceps militaris CM01 XP_006665323.1); this translates as MAPRLQASRCLGRSGPRGASRCAAQLAWSACELQQIRGIATSYLNKVAEGEARWEKRAQQIQNGELPHVWDVLDERGYIKDVAGTPDKIKEVMRIKRIGAYVGVDPTADSLHIGHLLPFMPLFWLWFHGYPAVTLLGGATARIGDPTGRLQSRDHLSNSEISKNVTKIHFQLSRLWRNVVTLREKYGYDKDWAAKRHLLNNNMWLQGLTVYDFTKRLARHARIGPMLSRDTVKRKMTEGDGMSLGEFMYPLFQGWDFWHMYNKLGIQMQIGGSDQYGNIVAGIDALKIIRESEEAPHAKMPTDWQHEPMGFTVPLLLDSAGVKFGKSAGNAVWLDEFKTSAFDLYGYFMRRTDDEVEKLLKLFTFMPMSKVQETMTQHRADPSKRVAQHTLAFEVLSLVHGSQKALQEAQQHKFRFGGELPHIIKEPTEDSGIITQNNAPRSDIQLPQSVMKLSPAKILFATGLASSNSDAQRLVSQQGAYVAAQPGQTRGLVPGNLSWTPIKMWFPEETSRYLIDEKILILRKGKHNVRIVEIVSDEEWAASGKIYPGQAYTGVVRRMTEQLEKEAEAAGQKLTPNQLKKLLKERASEQQALKVANNPDIELPSKQEIRQRKNYAQDRRGRQDKSR